Part of the Nitrosophilus alvini genome, TATCAAATACAGACAGGAAGCGCTTGCCATTTGGATGCATTTATGGTTCATGAAGGGTTGCATCAGATGCCTTTGGAAGAGATGGATGTCTGTTTTATAGAAAATGTGGGAAACCTTGTGTGCCCCGCAAGCTATGATGTGGGAAGCCATCTGAATGTGGTTTTGGTCTCTGTGCCGGAAGGGGAAGACAAAATAGAGAAGTATCCTGTTATGTTCAGGCAGGCGGATCTGGTTTTGATAACGAAAACGGACCTTTTGCCCCATTTTGATTTTGACGTAAACAGGGCAAAAGAAGCCGCGAGACGACTGAAGCCGAATGTGGATGTATTGGAAGTAAATACAAAAGATATCAAAACTGTTGAAAAAGTGGCAGAGTGGATTGAGTACAAAAGAAAATTTAGATAGCTGGTAAAAAGCAAAGAGTATAAATAAAAGGAGTCTGTATGTGCCTGTCAATTCCATCACAGGTAGTAGAGATAAACAGAGACGAGAAGACGGCCGTAGTAGATACTATGGGTGTGAAAAGAAAAGTAGGAATCGATTTTATCGCTGATGAGGTTAAAGTGGGCGATTATGTCCTTATACATATAGGATATGCCATGAATATTATAGATGAAGAGTATGCAAAAGAGTCGCTTGCTCTATATCAGGAAATCATAAAGAAGATGGAAAATGAAGAAAATCAAACATAGCCTTTTCTCTACAGGAATATTTACGGGGGAAATATGGAACTGAAACTAAAAGACCTTTATGACGGATTCAGAGACCCAAAAGCGATAAAAAGTTTTGCCTCTCTTATAGAAAAAGAGACAGAAAAACTGGATACTCCCATAAATATTATGGAGGTTTGCGGTGGTCATACGCACACTATTATGAAATACGGCCTGCCTCAGC contains:
- the hypB gene encoding hydrogenase nickel incorporation protein HypB, with amino-acid sequence MCKDCGCSITDHHHHSHEHKTAHEHLHHNPQLNDTKTIEVITKILDKNDHEAAHNRAHFDKLGVLAINLMSSPGSGKTTLLEKLADVAGFRFGVIEGDLETNRDAERIKAKGIPAYQIQTGSACHLDAFMVHEGLHQMPLEEMDVCFIENVGNLVCPASYDVGSHLNVVLVSVPEGEDKIEKYPVMFRQADLVLITKTDLLPHFDFDVNRAKEAARRLKPNVDVLEVNTKDIKTVEKVAEWIEYKRKFR
- a CDS encoding HypC/HybG/HupF family hydrogenase formation chaperone, with translation MCLSIPSQVVEINRDEKTAVVDTMGVKRKVGIDFIADEVKVGDYVLIHIGYAMNIIDEEYAKESLALYQEIIKKMENEENQT